The Terracoccus luteus genome includes a region encoding these proteins:
- a CDS encoding acyl-CoA thioesterase, whose amino-acid sequence MPTGTRELTLRFLAAPTDAGYSGNVSGGRVLEWIDKAGYAAAVGWAGRYCVTAYVGNVRFTRPVEVGDLVEATGRLVHAGRSSMHVLVSVSSGNPREGHLTEATECLMIFVAVDEDGRPTPVPAYDPETDEERRWQEAAVARIALRADIEAAMGAQTYSEAGTAPRTVLRFLAAPTDVNWGGKVHGGIVMRWIDEAAHVLATSWTGSANNVAVYSGGVRFYRPLRIGHLVEVEARLLLTGDSSMHISVHVRSGDPATGDLELTTHSLIVFVPLDESGRAVTARPWVPSSAEDVALRDHALELVELRNHVDVERHIP is encoded by the coding sequence GTGCCCACAGGAACCCGAGAGCTGACCCTGCGCTTCCTCGCCGCGCCGACGGATGCCGGGTACTCCGGCAACGTCAGTGGTGGCCGGGTGCTCGAGTGGATCGACAAGGCCGGCTACGCCGCCGCCGTCGGCTGGGCCGGGAGGTACTGCGTCACGGCGTACGTCGGCAACGTGCGGTTCACGCGTCCGGTGGAGGTCGGCGACCTCGTCGAGGCCACCGGGCGCCTCGTCCACGCCGGACGCAGCAGCATGCACGTGCTGGTGTCGGTGAGCTCGGGCAACCCCCGCGAGGGCCACCTCACCGAGGCCACCGAGTGCCTGATGATCTTCGTCGCCGTCGACGAGGACGGCCGCCCCACGCCGGTGCCGGCGTACGACCCCGAGACGGACGAGGAGCGACGGTGGCAGGAGGCGGCCGTGGCCCGCATCGCCCTGCGCGCCGACATCGAGGCCGCCATGGGGGCGCAGACCTACAGCGAGGCCGGAACGGCGCCGCGGACCGTCCTGCGCTTCCTCGCCGCCCCCACCGACGTCAACTGGGGCGGCAAGGTGCACGGCGGCATCGTCATGCGGTGGATCGACGAGGCGGCGCACGTGCTGGCGACGTCGTGGACCGGCTCCGCCAACAACGTCGCGGTCTACTCGGGCGGGGTGCGGTTCTACCGACCGCTGCGCATCGGGCACCTCGTCGAGGTGGAGGCCAGGCTGCTGCTCACCGGCGACTCGAGCATGCACATCAGCGTCCACGTGCGCTCCGGCGACCCTGCCACCGGTGACCTCGAGCTGACGACCCACTCGCTCATCGTCTTCGTCCCCCTCGACGAGTCGGGCAGGGCGGTGACGGCGCGACCGTGGGTGCCGTCGTCAGCGGAGGACGTCGCCCTGCGTGACCATGCGCTCGAGCTCGTCGAGCTGCGCAACCACGTCGACGTCGAGCGCCACATCCCCTGA
- a CDS encoding FtsK/SpoIIIE domain-containing protein encodes MRLRLRLTNRRQPARPPADVLLDCPDGTRLGDVRSALAPDEDDNPGGPCAVRVGAVEFGDDHPVGTFPLLDGVEVTLAPAGDLRTDHGSTPAAGLVELHVVGGPSAGRRYRLARGEHLLGRGPGCGFDLPDLGVSRAHARVVVGDEGTTIAELDPTNPTLLDGVRLPAAGSALAAGSRLTLASTTLELRRPTSRPARVTVGGGRWLVHRPPRFPDVHQAESIPLPAEPVAAQRLRMPLLASLAPVVLSALLAWVMHSPAMLLFALLSPVMLLGQWWSDRRHGRRSHRRRLAEYRLAVAEAEREFARAVDEETAARREAQPDLATVLAVAEQRDARLWQRRAGDVDDLVLRLGSADQPARTTLEQASGSASSAPPTHSATCPDVPVVVDLSTTPVVGLAGGRARTLSLASSLIGQVAVWHSPQRVSAVLMSTSPEAEHDWAWMTRLPHLRGDTSSVSLGLTDGTTSLATRVAELSDHVDRLTGPSGAPGRDDSGISSTVVVVLDGASRLRTVTGVERLLRLGPAAGLRFVCLDERAERLPAETVCRVDVHSGPGATATVTRTGVGPATLVPDLPDVGWRESLAAAMAPLDDATPSDHEGSLPASVPFDRLAAEAGVDVLSTTGLVASWSSSRSPRALMGVTADGPWWLDLATDGPHLLVGGTTGAGKSELLQTLVAGLACASPPTDVSLVLVDYKGGSAFGECAGLPHVLGLVTDLDAALTERALVSLEAELRRRERVLSTSGAKDLDDHRRRRAADPSLPPLARLVLVVDEFKVLADELPDFVAGLVRLAAVGRSLGVHLVLATQRPGGIVSADMRANVSLRVALRVRDRSDSDDVIESPEAAAISDRMPGRAFARDAGGRLTEVQVAHVGAGVTARSATTGAVVETPDRLRAEVHVRRLSFPELGLPRPLTPGASSHGGTTVLAEVVRSARAAVVRLGLTPPVPPWPPPLPVTLPLSVHEADGPDTATLDSRSQPGAVNWGLRDEPEHQRQEPMTWHPDDGHVGIAGGARTGRTTALRSLVCTVAERYTPAELHVHVLQGRAGGLDDLLGLPHVGAVIAADADPASARRLVAHVSELCRRPRTEGDPLTVLVVDGWEAVDESLAGADHGESSDLLLRAARDGLGAGLRLFVGGGRAVASGRLASVLQRTVVMAMPDPLDLTLAGVDARRAGEASGPGRGFELPGMHLVQIGHVGVTPHTLDQTVAATALAARLTGRHVSVPRSRRAARFRPVPTAVSLRDLAEGDHLDDAGSCGVAVGLGPDDVGAVRLDTSGGRVVVSGPPRSGRSTALATLAAGHLRRGRHVVAVLPRRSALSRLKSRSLTTIAVDDVEALVATHRDHRDVGVLVDDAELLAGTPMEDALVQLSEIVGGTGGFVAAAVDAGRATGMFRGLVPTLCRDGVGLVLAPTSAADGDLLRVRLDPVAVRRPGLAVLVDGGVTVPVQVADALADVVDQQST; translated from the coding sequence ATGCGCCTCCGACTGCGCCTGACCAACCGACGGCAGCCCGCCCGCCCGCCCGCCGACGTGCTCCTCGACTGTCCCGACGGCACCCGCCTCGGCGACGTGCGGTCGGCGCTCGCCCCAGACGAGGACGACAACCCGGGCGGCCCCTGCGCCGTCCGGGTCGGGGCGGTCGAGTTCGGCGACGACCACCCGGTCGGCACATTCCCGTTGCTCGACGGCGTCGAGGTCACGCTGGCCCCTGCCGGCGACCTGCGCACCGACCACGGGTCCACCCCTGCGGCCGGGCTGGTCGAGCTCCATGTCGTCGGCGGCCCGTCAGCCGGGCGGCGGTACCGCTTGGCGCGCGGTGAGCACCTCCTCGGCCGCGGGCCGGGATGCGGCTTCGACCTCCCCGACCTCGGCGTCTCGCGGGCTCACGCCCGTGTCGTCGTCGGCGACGAGGGCACGACCATCGCGGAGCTCGACCCGACCAACCCGACCCTGCTCGACGGCGTCCGTCTGCCCGCGGCGGGTTCGGCACTCGCAGCGGGCTCACGGTTGACCCTCGCCTCGACGACCCTGGAGCTGCGCCGGCCCACGAGCCGACCCGCGCGGGTGACGGTCGGGGGCGGTCGATGGCTCGTCCACCGGCCTCCCCGCTTTCCCGACGTGCACCAGGCGGAGAGCATCCCCCTCCCCGCCGAACCTGTTGCAGCACAACGCCTTCGGATGCCACTGCTGGCGTCGCTGGCGCCGGTCGTCCTGTCGGCGCTGCTCGCGTGGGTGATGCACTCACCAGCCATGCTGCTCTTCGCGCTCCTGTCCCCGGTCATGCTCCTCGGGCAGTGGTGGAGCGACCGACGGCACGGCCGGCGCTCGCACCGACGCCGGCTGGCCGAGTATCGGCTGGCCGTCGCCGAGGCCGAGCGCGAGTTCGCCAGGGCGGTCGACGAGGAGACCGCGGCACGTCGCGAGGCACAACCAGATCTCGCGACCGTCCTCGCCGTCGCCGAGCAACGCGACGCCCGCCTGTGGCAGCGCAGAGCCGGCGACGTCGACGACCTCGTCCTGCGACTGGGATCGGCCGACCAGCCCGCGCGTACCACGCTCGAACAGGCAAGCGGCAGTGCGAGTTCCGCGCCGCCCACCCACTCGGCGACCTGCCCCGACGTCCCGGTCGTCGTCGACCTCTCGACCACTCCGGTGGTGGGGCTCGCGGGTGGTCGGGCTCGGACGCTGTCCCTCGCCTCGTCGCTCATCGGCCAGGTGGCCGTCTGGCACTCTCCCCAACGGGTGAGCGCAGTGCTGATGAGCACCTCCCCAGAAGCCGAGCACGACTGGGCGTGGATGACGCGCCTGCCCCACCTGAGGGGTGACACGTCCTCGGTGAGCCTTGGACTGACCGATGGCACAACCAGTCTGGCAACTCGCGTCGCCGAGCTGAGCGACCACGTCGACCGCTTGACCGGCCCCTCAGGTGCCCCCGGTCGCGACGACTCAGGGATCTCGTCGACCGTCGTCGTCGTGCTGGACGGCGCTTCCCGACTGCGCACGGTCACCGGCGTGGAACGGCTGCTGCGGCTCGGGCCGGCGGCCGGGCTCCGCTTTGTCTGTCTCGACGAGAGGGCCGAGCGCCTGCCGGCCGAGACCGTGTGTCGCGTCGACGTGCATTCGGGGCCGGGCGCCACCGCGACGGTCACCCGCACCGGCGTCGGGCCCGCGACTCTCGTGCCCGACCTGCCCGATGTCGGCTGGAGAGAGAGCCTGGCCGCGGCGATGGCACCTCTCGACGACGCGACGCCGTCCGACCACGAGGGGTCCTTACCGGCATCCGTGCCCTTCGACCGACTCGCCGCCGAGGCGGGTGTCGACGTCCTCTCCACGACGGGTCTCGTTGCTTCGTGGTCGAGTTCACGATCTCCACGCGCTCTCATGGGGGTGACTGCCGACGGGCCGTGGTGGCTCGACCTCGCGACCGACGGGCCCCACCTGCTCGTCGGCGGCACGACCGGAGCCGGCAAGAGCGAGCTGCTGCAGACGCTCGTGGCCGGGCTGGCCTGTGCCAGCCCACCGACCGACGTCTCGCTCGTGCTCGTCGACTACAAGGGCGGCTCGGCCTTCGGTGAGTGCGCCGGGCTCCCTCACGTCCTCGGCCTGGTCACCGACCTCGACGCCGCCCTGACCGAGCGCGCTCTCGTGTCGCTCGAGGCAGAGCTGCGGCGCCGCGAGCGCGTGCTGTCGACGAGCGGTGCGAAGGACCTCGACGACCACCGCCGTCGTCGCGCCGCCGACCCCTCGCTGCCGCCGTTGGCCCGTCTCGTCCTCGTCGTCGACGAGTTCAAGGTGCTGGCCGACGAGCTGCCCGACTTCGTCGCCGGCCTCGTCCGACTGGCCGCCGTCGGCCGGTCACTCGGGGTGCACCTCGTGCTGGCCACGCAGCGTCCGGGCGGTATCGTCAGCGCCGACATGCGCGCCAACGTCTCGCTGCGCGTGGCCCTGCGCGTCCGTGACCGCAGCGACAGTGACGACGTCATCGAGTCCCCCGAAGCCGCGGCCATCAGCGACCGGATGCCGGGTCGTGCCTTCGCGCGTGACGCCGGGGGCCGCCTGACCGAGGTCCAGGTCGCCCACGTGGGTGCCGGCGTGACGGCGCGGTCCGCGACGACGGGCGCCGTCGTCGAGACGCCGGACCGCCTCAGGGCCGAGGTGCACGTCCGGCGGCTCTCGTTCCCGGAGCTGGGGCTGCCTCGACCGCTGACTCCCGGAGCCTCGTCGCATGGGGGCACGACGGTCCTCGCCGAGGTCGTGCGGTCGGCGCGAGCGGCCGTCGTGCGGCTCGGGCTGACGCCACCGGTGCCACCGTGGCCGCCGCCCTTGCCGGTGACGCTGCCGTTGTCCGTCCACGAGGCGGACGGGCCGGACACGGCCACCCTCGACTCCCGGTCTCAGCCAGGAGCGGTGAACTGGGGGCTGCGGGACGAGCCCGAGCACCAGCGTCAGGAGCCGATGACCTGGCATCCCGACGACGGTCACGTCGGCATCGCCGGGGGCGCCCGGACGGGTCGGACGACGGCGCTGCGCTCCCTCGTCTGCACCGTGGCAGAGCGGTACACGCCGGCAGAGCTGCACGTGCACGTCCTGCAGGGTCGCGCCGGCGGTCTCGACGACCTGCTGGGCCTCCCGCACGTCGGCGCGGTCATCGCGGCCGACGCCGACCCGGCATCCGCGAGGAGACTCGTCGCCCACGTGTCGGAGCTGTGCCGGCGACCCCGCACGGAGGGCGACCCCCTGACGGTGCTGGTCGTCGACGGCTGGGAGGCCGTCGACGAGTCGCTGGCCGGCGCCGACCACGGCGAGAGCAGTGACCTCCTGCTCCGGGCCGCCCGCGACGGCCTCGGAGCCGGCCTCCGCTTGTTCGTCGGCGGCGGACGGGCGGTGGCGTCCGGGCGGCTCGCGTCGGTGCTGCAACGGACCGTCGTGATGGCCATGCCGGACCCGCTCGACCTCACGCTCGCCGGAGTCGACGCGAGACGGGCAGGGGAGGCGAGCGGCCCGGGCCGCGGGTTCGAGCTGCCCGGCATGCACCTCGTCCAGATCGGGCACGTCGGCGTCACCCCTCACACCCTCGACCAGACGGTCGCGGCTACGGCCCTGGCGGCCCGGCTGACCGGACGCCACGTCAGCGTGCCGCGATCGAGGCGCGCGGCCCGGTTCCGGCCGGTCCCGACGGCGGTGTCGCTGCGCGACCTGGCCGAGGGCGACCACCTCGATGACGCAGGCTCTTGCGGGGTCGCCGTGGGGCTGGGACCGGACGACGTGGGGGCAGTTCGGCTCGACACGTCCGGTGGGCGGGTCGTGGTGTCCGGACCTCCGAGGAGCGGACGGTCCACCGCCCTGGCGACTCTCGCGGCCGGCCACCTGCGGCGCGGGCGGCACGTCGTCGCCGTCCTCCCCCGACGGTCGGCGTTGTCGCGGCTGAAGTCACGGTCACTGACCACCATCGCGGTCGACGACGTCGAGGCACTCGTCGCCACCCACCGCGACCATCGTGACGTCGGCGTCCTCGTCGATGACGCCGAGCTACTGGCAGGCACCCCGATGGAGGACGCACTCGTGCAGCTGAGCGAGATCGTCGGTGGCACCGGCGGGTTCGTGGCCGCCGCCGTCGACGCCGGTCGGGCGACGGGTATGTTCCGCGGCCTCGTGCCGACGCTGTGCCGTGACGGCGTCGGCCTCGTGCTGGCGCCCACGTCGGCCGCGGACGGCGACCTGCTGCGGGTTCGCCTCGACCCGGTCGCGGTCCGGCGCCCCGGTCTGGCCGTACTCGTGGACGGCGGTGTCACCGTGCCGGTGCAGGTCGCCGACGCGCTGGCCGATGTGGTCGACCAGCAGAGCACCTGA